The Mucilaginibacter mallensis genome has a segment encoding these proteins:
- a CDS encoding NHL repeat-containing protein, which translates to MKLFHLKQPLIILQLLLAMACFFTACTKKTITPITTKYNVTGGTGTTTGIDTNKADSTASFNAPTALAVDAAGNIYVADYGNNLIRKISTTGVVSTVAGNGNQGSLNGQGTSSSFNGPTGIAVDASGNIFVADNNNNQIREISAAGLVSTVAGSDSIGAVDGIGAAAYFFGPTGIAVDASDNLYVTDAGNNLIRKIVASTGAVSTIAGNGNPGAGNGKLLSSSFNNPTGIALDAGGNIYVADLLNNLIREIQPRADTIFTLAGNADTTASINGTSTAAAFYYPNSVAVDALGNVYVSEYVSNLIRKITPGGVVTTFAGSGAAGQADSTGTKATFNGPSGLAVDAAGNVYVADTYNNVIRKITPAGAVSTIAGSGIAGSINGKALSLKRHLNNLHVAHKLSSRSLSSILIKKRR; encoded by the coding sequence ATGAAGTTATTCCATTTAAAACAGCCATTAATTATCCTGCAACTACTGTTGGCAATGGCTTGTTTTTTTACGGCATGTACTAAAAAAACCATCACGCCTATTACCACCAAATATAATGTAACCGGTGGTACGGGCACAACAACTGGCATCGATACCAATAAAGCCGATTCAACAGCATCATTCAACGCCCCTACTGCATTGGCTGTGGATGCCGCCGGCAATATTTACGTGGCCGATTATGGCAATAACCTCATTCGTAAAATAAGCACTACAGGCGTGGTTAGCACGGTAGCGGGTAATGGCAACCAGGGTTCATTAAACGGCCAGGGCACCTCGTCGTCATTTAACGGGCCTACCGGCATAGCTGTTGATGCCTCGGGCAATATTTTCGTAGCCGATAACAACAATAACCAGATCCGTGAGATAAGTGCTGCTGGCTTGGTAAGCACTGTTGCCGGCAGCGATAGTATAGGTGCAGTTGATGGCATTGGTGCCGCAGCCTACTTTTTCGGACCAACAGGTATAGCTGTGGATGCCTCAGATAACCTATATGTAACAGATGCCGGCAATAACCTTATCCGCAAAATTGTGGCTTCTACAGGCGCGGTAAGCACAATTGCAGGCAATGGCAATCCGGGCGCAGGCAACGGTAAATTACTTTCCTCATCCTTCAATAACCCAACAGGCATTGCTCTTGATGCCGGTGGGAATATCTATGTCGCCGACCTCTTAAACAACCTCATTCGCGAAATTCAACCCCGCGCTGATACTATATTTACCCTTGCAGGCAATGCAGATACCACGGCATCCATAAACGGAACAAGCACCGCTGCTGCTTTCTACTACCCCAATAGCGTAGCAGTTGATGCCTTGGGCAATGTGTATGTAAGCGAATACGTAAGTAACCTCATCCGTAAAATAACCCCAGGCGGGGTAGTCACCACCTTTGCAGGTAGCGGCGCGGCAGGCCAGGCTGATAGCACAGGTACAAAAGCCACCTTTAACGGCCCATCCGGCTTAGCAGTTGACGCAGCAGGCAATGTTTATGTGGCCGACACCTACAATAATGTCATCCGTAAAATAACCCCAGCTGGCGCAGTAAGTACCATTGCAGGCAGCGGCATAGCAGGCTCAATAAACGGCAAAGCACTATCACTTAAAAGGCATCTTAATAACCTCCATGTTGCACATAAGCTCAGCAGCCGTTCACTATCAAGCATCCTCATAAAAAAACGAAGGTGA
- a CDS encoding RBBP9/YdeN family alpha/beta hydrolase has translation MQTQPTTLILPGLGNSGPEHWQSIWEQKFNFTRVQQADWETPVCADWIENINNEVQKHYAANVILVGHSLACTTIAYWAQKFNVKIKGALLVAPSDTEADTYPPGTTGFSPVPLIKLPFRSIVVASTNDYYVTLERARHFADSWGSEWVNIGDAGHINSSSGLGEWHQGLELLKKLE, from the coding sequence ATGCAAACCCAACCCACCACCCTTATCCTCCCCGGCCTGGGCAATTCCGGCCCCGAACACTGGCAATCCATCTGGGAACAAAAATTCAATTTTACCCGCGTGCAACAAGCCGATTGGGAAACACCTGTCTGCGCCGATTGGATCGAAAATATCAATAACGAAGTACAAAAGCACTATGCCGCTAATGTAATTTTAGTTGGCCATAGCCTCGCCTGTACAACTATTGCTTATTGGGCGCAAAAGTTCAATGTAAAAATTAAAGGCGCTTTATTGGTTGCGCCAAGTGATACCGAGGCAGATACCTACCCGCCTGGAACTACTGGTTTCAGCCCTGTTCCACTCATAAAATTACCATTCAGGTCAATAGTAGTAGCTAGCACAAACGATTACTATGTTACTCTTGAGCGTGCCCGTCATTTCGCCGATAGCTGGGGAAGCGAATGGGTAAATATTGGCGATGCTGGCCACATCAACTCATCATCAGGCCTGGGAGAATGGCATCAGGGATTGGAATTATTAAAAAAACTTGAGTAG
- a CDS encoding Ldh family oxidoreductase, with protein sequence MVITESALRNFTQNIFLAMGCSPEHAALATDVLLLADLRGIDSHGVARLTGYVRLWEKQRINPRPDIKIVHETPTTATIDGDAGLGLVVAPFAMQVAIEKAEKYGSGWVSVRNSNHFGIAGYHALMAVEKDMIGFAMTNASPLVAPTFSNERMLGTNPMCYAFPAGKYPPVIVDMATSAAANGKLEIAQRLGKQVPEGWIQDKQGNYTTDPHALKTGGSLLPLGSDRDHGSHKGFGLSATVDILSAVLSGANYGPWVPPFVAFLDPSDNPVGKGIGHFVGAMRVDGFRPVDEFKANMDNWVSRFKSASPIDPTQKVIIPGEPELEAEIDRRKNGIPLVDAVANDLDELAKKLGVEGLVFS encoded by the coding sequence ATGGTTATTACCGAATCCGCTTTACGCAACTTCACCCAAAATATTTTCCTGGCAATGGGCTGTAGCCCCGAACATGCTGCTTTAGCAACTGATGTATTGTTACTAGCCGATCTCCGCGGAATAGACTCGCATGGCGTAGCACGCTTAACCGGCTATGTACGTTTGTGGGAAAAACAACGCATCAATCCCCGGCCAGATATAAAAATAGTACATGAAACTCCCACTACCGCAACCATCGATGGCGATGCGGGTTTAGGCCTGGTTGTTGCCCCTTTTGCCATGCAGGTGGCTATTGAAAAGGCTGAAAAATATGGCTCAGGTTGGGTATCGGTACGTAACTCCAATCATTTCGGCATCGCAGGTTACCATGCTTTAATGGCCGTTGAAAAAGATATGATCGGCTTCGCCATGACAAATGCCAGTCCGCTGGTAGCGCCCACATTTTCCAACGAACGTATGTTGGGCACAAATCCTATGTGTTACGCCTTCCCGGCAGGTAAATATCCGCCTGTAATTGTTGATATGGCAACATCTGCGGCAGCAAACGGCAAGCTGGAAATAGCGCAGCGCCTGGGCAAACAAGTGCCCGAAGGCTGGATACAGGATAAACAGGGCAATTATACAACCGATCCTCACGCCCTAAAAACTGGTGGTTCATTGCTGCCACTGGGCAGCGACAGGGATCACGGCAGCCATAAAGGTTTTGGACTAAGTGCCACTGTTGATATACTTTCGGCAGTATTATCAGGCGCAAATTATGGCCCATGGGTACCGCCATTCGTGGCGTTTTTGGATCCGTCAGATAATCCGGTTGGTAAAGGAATAGGACATTTTGTAGGCGCTATGCGGGTTGATGGCTTTCGCCCGGTTGATGAATTTAAAGCCAATATGGATAACTGGGTAAGCCGTTTTAAATCAGCCTCACCTATCGACCCTACCCAAAAAGTAATCATCCCCGGCGAACCCGAACTGGAAGCTGAGATTGACAGAAGAAAGAATGGCATACCATTGGTTGATGCCGTAGCTAATGATCTGGATGAACTGGCGAAGAAGTTGGGGGTTGAGGGGTTGGTATTTTCTTAA